From Enhydrobacter sp., the proteins below share one genomic window:
- a CDS encoding DUF2892 domain-containing protein — translation MSIDRAVMAFAGLMILVSLGLSQLHSPYWLLFTGFVGLNLVQASFTGFCPAAMIFKRLGAKAGCAFS, via the coding sequence ATGTCCATCGATCGCGCCGTCATGGCCTTTGCCGGCCTGATGATCCTGGTGAGTCTCGGGCTCAGCCAGCTTCATAGCCCCTATTGGCTGCTGTTCACGGGCTTCGTCGGCCTGAATCTCGTGCAGGCGTCGTTCACCGGCTTCTGCCCGGCGGCGATGATCTTCAAGCGCCTCGGCGCCAAGGCGGGCTGCGCCTTCTCGTGA
- a CDS encoding helix-turn-helix transcriptional regulator yields the protein MNVDEVKSRAREAADFLKSMANDRRLVVLCELVKGERTVGELEAVAGLSQSALSQHLAKLREAKVVKTRRESQTIHYSLADAGVKRLIDVLYELYCRPARGRRRR from the coding sequence ATGAATGTTGACGAGGTCAAGTCGCGAGCCAGAGAGGCCGCCGATTTCCTGAAGTCGATGGCCAACGATCGGCGACTGGTCGTGCTGTGCGAGCTGGTAAAGGGCGAGCGCACCGTGGGCGAACTGGAGGCCGTCGCCGGCCTCAGCCAATCGGCGCTGTCGCAGCATCTCGCCAAGCTGCGCGAGGCAAAGGTGGTGAAGACGCGGCGCGAGTCGCAGACCATCCACTATTCGCTGGCCGACGCCGGCGTGAAGCGGCTGATCGACGTTCTGTACGAACTTTACTGCCGGCCGGCACGTGGCCGCCGGCGTCGTTGA
- a CDS encoding NAD(P)/FAD-dependent oxidoreductase, with translation MPKIVVLGAGIGGISMAYELRSTVGCKAEIVVVSDSEWFQFVPSNPWVALGWRKPEEIKVHLPETLAKYDIGFDAAGAKRVLPAENAIELNDGRRLSYDYLVIATGPALAFDEIPGLGPDANSISICHVDHAARAAERWERFCESPGPIVIGAVQGASCFGPAYEFAMMVNTDLRRRRIRDKVPITFVTSEPYIGHLGLGGVGDTKGLLESEMRERDIRWVTSARVDRVEPDAVECTEIVAEGRPGPQHRLSAKLAMFIPAFRGVSCLMGDDGKGLPWLANPRGFVLVDKHQRNPTYRNIFAVGVCIAIPPYEQTPVPVGVPKTGYMIESMVTAVTHNIAALVDGKEPIQEPTWNAVCLADFGNDGVAFVALPQIPPRNVNWSGQGYWVHAAKVGFEKYFLRKVRNGTSEPGYERLIMKLLGINKLRKDAA, from the coding sequence ATGCCCAAGATCGTCGTGCTCGGCGCCGGTATCGGCGGCATTTCGATGGCCTACGAGTTGCGCTCGACCGTCGGCTGCAAGGCCGAGATCGTGGTTGTCTCCGACTCGGAATGGTTCCAGTTCGTGCCGTCTAACCCCTGGGTGGCACTGGGTTGGCGCAAGCCCGAGGAGATCAAGGTTCATCTGCCGGAGACGCTGGCAAAGTACGACATCGGCTTCGACGCCGCAGGCGCGAAACGGGTGCTACCTGCGGAGAATGCCATCGAGCTTAACGATGGTCGCCGGCTTTCCTACGATTATCTGGTGATTGCGACCGGCCCGGCACTGGCCTTTGACGAGATTCCCGGGCTGGGACCCGACGCCAACAGCATCTCGATCTGCCATGTCGACCATGCCGCCAGGGCGGCGGAGCGCTGGGAGCGTTTCTGCGAAAGCCCGGGTCCGATCGTGATTGGCGCCGTCCAGGGCGCGTCCTGCTTCGGACCGGCCTACGAGTTCGCGATGATGGTCAACACCGACCTGCGTCGCCGCAGGATCCGTGACAAGGTGCCGATCACCTTCGTCACCTCGGAACCCTATATCGGCCATCTCGGCCTCGGCGGCGTGGGCGACACCAAGGGCCTGCTTGAATCGGAAATGCGTGAGCGCGACATCAGATGGGTGACCAGCGCCCGCGTCGACCGCGTGGAGCCCGATGCAGTGGAGTGCACGGAGATCGTCGCCGAAGGCAGGCCCGGGCCACAGCACCGGCTTTCCGCCAAGCTCGCCATGTTCATCCCCGCCTTCCGCGGCGTGTCGTGCCTGATGGGCGACGACGGCAAGGGCTTGCCTTGGCTCGCCAACCCGCGCGGCTTCGTGCTGGTCGACAAGCACCAGCGCAACCCGACCTACAGGAACATCTTTGCGGTCGGCGTCTGCATCGCCATCCCGCCCTACGAACAGACCCCGGTGCCGGTCGGCGTGCCCAAGACCGGCTACATGATCGAGTCGATGGTGACGGCGGTCACGCACAACATCGCCGCCCTGGTCGACGGCAAGGAGCCGATCCAGGAGCCGACCTGGAACGCCGTGTGCCTGGCGGATTTCGGCAATGACGGTGTGGCTTTCGTGGCCCTGCCGCAGATCCCGCCGCGCAACGTCAACTGGTCCGGCCAAGGCTACTGGGTGCACGCCGCCAAGGTCGGCTTCGAGAAGTACTTCCTGCGCAAGGTGCGCAACGGCACCAGCGAGCCCGGCTACGAGCGGCTGATCATGAAGCTGCTCGGCATAAACAAGCTGCGCAAGGACGCGGCCTGA
- a CDS encoding amidohydrolase produces MKYDVISADGHVDLIWLPPDLFTKNASAPLKNRMPYVVDGPKGPEWISAKGAKFGLMNGMGSAGREYVPGVIHRSDRMASTGLYDDGKAGRRRLTEVDLRLQDQDRDGVQAEVLYGILGSSGRLNDPEAAHEMLRIYNDWLHDFCAAAPDRLVGLANIPNYDMAASVDEMMRNARRGVRGFDVANRPDMTPLWDPFWEPLWKCAHETGIPVHFHTIGGRSPDVSNMPVPIQRRVFAVHITGFQMHMSTMLMGLIFSGAPERYPNLKIVIGEAGLGWIPYVLQHMDLEWEDQFKDLDLKMKPSEYWHRQFYATYQTDPVGVELLHHLGEDNVMWGSDYPHPDGIWPDSREFIERELGGASAAVRRKVTRDNAMKLYRLGN; encoded by the coding sequence ATGAAGTACGACGTCATCTCCGCCGACGGGCATGTCGACCTGATCTGGCTGCCGCCCGACCTCTTCACGAAGAACGCCTCGGCCCCTCTCAAGAACCGCATGCCGTATGTCGTCGACGGACCGAAGGGTCCCGAGTGGATCAGCGCGAAGGGTGCCAAGTTCGGCCTGATGAACGGCATGGGCTCGGCCGGCCGCGAATACGTGCCCGGAGTCATTCATCGCTCCGACCGCATGGCCTCGACCGGCCTCTACGACGACGGCAAGGCAGGCCGGCGCCGCCTGACCGAAGTCGACCTGCGCCTGCAGGACCAGGATCGCGACGGCGTCCAGGCCGAGGTGCTGTACGGCATCCTTGGATCGAGCGGGCGGCTCAACGATCCCGAGGCGGCCCACGAGATGCTGCGGATCTACAACGACTGGCTGCACGATTTCTGCGCGGCGGCGCCCGACCGCCTCGTCGGCCTAGCCAACATCCCGAACTACGACATGGCCGCGTCGGTCGACGAGATGATGCGCAACGCCAGGCGCGGCGTGCGCGGCTTCGACGTGGCCAACCGCCCCGACATGACGCCGTTGTGGGATCCGTTCTGGGAACCGTTGTGGAAATGCGCGCACGAGACGGGCATCCCGGTCCACTTCCACACGATCGGCGGCCGCTCGCCCGACGTGTCGAACATGCCGGTGCCGATCCAGCGGCGCGTCTTTGCCGTCCATATCACCGGCTTTCAGATGCACATGAGCACGATGCTGATGGGCCTGATTTTCAGCGGCGCGCCGGAGCGATATCCGAACCTCAAGATCGTGATCGGCGAGGCGGGGCTGGGCTGGATTCCTTACGTGCTGCAGCACATGGACCTCGAATGGGAGGACCAGTTCAAGGACCTCGACCTGAAGATGAAGCCGAGCGAGTATTGGCATCGTCAGTTCTACGCCACCTACCAGACCGATCCGGTCGGCGTCGAACTGCTCCACCATCTCGGCGAGGACAACGTGATGTGGGGGTCGGATTACCCCCATCCCGACGGCATCTGGCCAGACAGCCGGGAGTTCATCGAACGCGAACTCGGCGGCGCGAGCGCGGCCGTGCGCCGCAAAGTCACGCGCGACAACGCCATGAAGCTCTATCGTCTGGGCAACTAG
- a CDS encoding NAD(P)-dependent oxidoreductase yields the protein MKVLVTGSAGHLGEALMRVLRERGHDAVGLDLVRSPFTTDVGSIADAACVARSLRGVEAVFHAATLHKPHVATHGRQIFIDTNVTGTLTLLEAAAATRVRAFVFTSTTSAFGDALVPPPGEPAAWITEEVRSVPKNIYGVTKAAAEDLCQLFHRNQRLPCVVLRTSRFFPEEDDEPAVRAAFDDANLKTNEFLHRRVELEDVVEAHLLAAERAPEIGFGRYIVSATTPFNYGDMAALRSDAAGLVRRLVPEHAAEYARRGWRMAAHIDRVYVNDKARRDLGWRPRHDFRSVVERLSRGGDLRSPLAQAVGSKGYHAVSG from the coding sequence ATGAAAGTCTTGGTCACCGGAAGCGCCGGCCATCTCGGCGAGGCGCTGATGCGCGTCCTGCGCGAGCGCGGGCACGACGCGGTCGGGCTCGACCTCGTGCGTTCGCCCTTCACCACGGACGTGGGCTCGATCGCAGATGCCGCCTGCGTCGCCCGCAGCCTGCGCGGCGTCGAGGCCGTGTTCCATGCCGCGACCCTGCACAAGCCGCACGTCGCCACGCACGGCCGCCAGATCTTCATCGACACCAACGTGACCGGTACGCTGACCCTCCTGGAGGCGGCCGCCGCGACGCGGGTGCGCGCCTTCGTCTTCACCAGCACGACCAGCGCCTTCGGCGACGCGCTGGTGCCGCCGCCGGGCGAGCCCGCCGCCTGGATCACCGAGGAAGTCCGGTCGGTGCCGAAGAACATCTACGGCGTCACCAAGGCGGCGGCCGAGGATCTCTGCCAGCTCTTCCACCGCAACCAGCGCCTACCTTGCGTGGTGCTGCGCACCTCGCGGTTCTTCCCCGAGGAGGACGACGAACCTGCGGTGCGCGCTGCCTTCGACGACGCCAATCTCAAGACCAACGAGTTCCTGCACCGGCGGGTCGAGCTCGAGGATGTCGTCGAGGCGCATCTGCTGGCGGCCGAGCGCGCGCCCGAAATCGGCTTCGGCCGCTACATCGTGAGCGCGACAACGCCCTTCAACTACGGCGACATGGCGGCGTTGCGCAGCGATGCGGCCGGGCTCGTGCGCCGGCTGGTACCCGAGCACGCGGCCGAGTATGCGCGGCGCGGCTGGAGGATGGCCGCGCACATCGATCGCGTCTACGTCAACGACAAGGCGCGACGCGACCTTGGCTGGCGGCCGCGTCACGACTTCAGGTCCGTGGTCGAGCGCCTGAGCCGAGGCGGCGACCTGCGCAGCCCGCTCGCGCAGGCCGTCGGCTCCAAGGGCTATCACGCAGTCAGCGGTTGA
- a CDS encoding AMP-binding protein, whose translation MNETIARAPTGTTMILRALARFPDRTAFAWEGGSLTYRATASLIGRFQAAMAAAGVSKGRTVALLSANSAPAWCAGVAASGLGAIVTWLHPLGSLTDHLDVIDDAGASALVVDPATHATRGGELATKAGDRLTLVLTIGRADFGRDLMAAAGAVGEASPVDMATADDYAIINYTGGTTGKSKGAIRRHRSSAASSVVIAADFEFPQVPRYLAAAPITHVSGTKVVPSLLRGGTVHLLKGFDPEKFLATIEREKINFTLMVPTMIYVLLDHPKLGGTDLSSLELVLYGASPMSPSRLVEGLERIGPVFSQLYGQTECYPVSVLRKADHDTKRPELFASCGFPVASCEVTLRDEDNEEVKPGEAGEICVRGLHAMERYWKRPEQTAETFKGGWLHTGDIARADERGYLYIVDRKKDMIVSGGFNIFPREVEDVISSHPDVAMVAVIGVPHEKWGEAVTALVVPKEGAKPQPEALTQLVKDRKGGPHAPKHIEFVEQLPLTAVGKVDKKALRAKFWAGRERMVG comes from the coding sequence ATGAACGAGACGATTGCGCGGGCGCCGACCGGCACGACCATGATCCTGCGGGCGCTGGCACGCTTTCCCGACCGTACGGCCTTCGCCTGGGAGGGTGGCAGCCTGACCTATCGGGCGACCGCGTCGCTGATCGGCCGCTTCCAGGCGGCGATGGCGGCGGCCGGCGTATCGAAGGGCCGCACCGTTGCCTTGCTGAGCGCCAACAGCGCGCCGGCCTGGTGTGCCGGCGTCGCCGCCTCCGGGTTGGGCGCGATCGTCACGTGGCTGCATCCGCTGGGCTCGCTCACCGACCATCTCGACGTCATCGACGATGCCGGCGCGAGCGCACTGGTCGTCGATCCTGCGACGCACGCCACGCGCGGCGGCGAGCTTGCGACCAAGGCGGGCGACCGGCTCACGCTGGTGCTGACGATCGGCCGCGCGGATTTCGGCCGGGACCTGATGGCGGCCGCCGGCGCCGTCGGCGAGGCGAGCCCGGTCGACATGGCCACGGCCGACGACTACGCCATCATCAACTACACCGGCGGCACGACGGGGAAATCCAAGGGGGCGATCCGACGCCATCGCTCGTCTGCCGCGAGCTCCGTCGTGATCGCCGCCGACTTCGAATTTCCGCAGGTGCCGCGTTATCTCGCCGCCGCGCCGATCACCCACGTGTCGGGAACAAAGGTCGTGCCGTCGCTCCTGCGCGGCGGCACCGTTCATCTGCTGAAGGGCTTCGATCCAGAGAAGTTCCTCGCCACCATCGAGCGCGAGAAGATCAATTTCACGCTCATGGTGCCGACCATGATCTACGTCCTGCTCGACCATCCGAAGCTCGGCGGGACCGACCTCTCCTCGCTCGAACTGGTCCTCTATGGCGCCTCACCCATGTCGCCGTCGCGGCTTGTCGAGGGGTTGGAGCGCATCGGGCCGGTGTTCAGCCAGCTCTATGGTCAGACCGAATGCTATCCCGTGAGCGTGCTGCGCAAGGCCGATCACGACACGAAGCGTCCCGAGCTGTTCGCGTCGTGCGGCTTCCCGGTCGCGTCGTGCGAGGTCACGTTGCGCGACGAGGACAACGAGGAGGTGAAGCCCGGCGAGGCAGGCGAAATCTGCGTGCGTGGGCTGCACGCCATGGAGCGGTACTGGAAGCGCCCGGAGCAGACGGCCGAGACCTTCAAGGGCGGCTGGCTGCACACCGGTGACATTGCTCGTGCCGACGAGCGCGGCTACCTCTACATCGTCGATCGCAAGAAGGACATGATCGTGTCGGGCGGCTTCAACATCTTTCCGCGCGAGGTCGAGGACGTGATTTCGTCGCATCCCGATGTCGCGATGGTGGCGGTGATCGGCGTGCCCCACGAAAAGTGGGGCGAAGCGGTGACCGCGCTCGTGGTTCCGAAGGAGGGTGCGAAACCCCAGCCCGAGGCATTGACGCAGCTCGTGAAGGATCGCAAGGGTGGTCCTCACGCACCCAAGCACATTGAATTCGTGGAGCAATTGCCGCTCACCGCGGTCGGCAAGGTCGACAAGAAAGCGCTGCGTGCGAAATTCTGGGCGGGCCGCGAACGCATGGTCGGTTGA
- a CDS encoding efflux RND transporter permease subunit codes for MKLGISGWLTRESIGSPLTPLFLVAALIVGALALLALPREEEPQISVPMVDILVTANGYRAGDAIELITKPLEDVVKGINGVEHVYSFTQDDSVLVTARFFVGTEEDAALLRIHEKIRANITDLPKGIPEPLIVGRGINDVAIVTLSLEPKPDAQAVWTDNGLFQIADELRHELVKVDDIGLTYIVGGSPNQIRVEPDPERLALYGVTLNQLVDKLTNANRSFSVGAFRQLDRNMPVVAGQTLQGVPDVGLLLLTSRDGRPVYVRDVAKVIVGAAEPGHRTWTLTRGASGAVEHRPMVTVAFAKRRGANAVVVADHLLARLQAVQGSLVPNDVTVTVSRNYGETATEKADELLFHLGLATVSIVLLIAFAVGWREGLVVLVVIPTTILLTLFASWLMGYTINRVSLFALIFSIGILVDDAIVVVENIVRHWRARRGGDLAASAVEAVAEVGNPTIVATLTIIVALLPMMFVSGLMGPYMSPIPANASMAMVFSFFVAVIITPWLLLHIAGRHFGEVSSDPSTGHDEVGAMGRVYLWVARPLLAGQRNSKLFLAGVTAATVAACVLFATRDVTVKLLPFDNKSELQVVVDLPQGSTLEDTERFLMDAARRLADLPELTSMQLYAGTAAPFNFNGLVRHYYLRRFPEQGDMQINLKPKAERGRVSHAIALDVRRRLADLPKPAGTAVRVVEVPPGPPVLSTLLAEIYGADETARRETARKVRDAFERVPFVVDVDDTLRAPGERLRFSIDQESLEFYGVEEQAVYDTIAAIIGGVKVGYSQRGHGTKPIEIVVKLPRSAEWLGERILSTPLPAGGTRREGANVELGDVVTVKREPASYTLFRRNGRFAEMVQAEVAGRFEAPIYGMLAVEDEITKLDWGKTGPPPIHYHGQPTDEARPALLWDGEWEVTYVTFRDMGAAFMVAILGIYLLVVAQFGSYRLPLVILTPVPLTLIGIVLGHWMLGAPFTATSMIGFIALAGIIVRNSILLVDFIQHRRAQGAALRDALLDAGAIRFKPIFLTAAAAMIGAAFIIADPIFQGLAISLVFGLASSTALTLLVIPAIYVWLRDDTASTNRA; via the coding sequence ATGAAGCTCGGCATCTCCGGCTGGCTGACGCGGGAGTCGATCGGCTCGCCGCTGACGCCGCTCTTCCTGGTTGCCGCGCTGATCGTCGGCGCATTGGCGCTGCTCGCCCTGCCGCGCGAGGAGGAGCCGCAGATCAGCGTGCCCATGGTCGACATCCTGGTGACAGCCAACGGCTACAGGGCGGGCGACGCCATCGAACTCATCACCAAGCCGCTCGAGGACGTCGTCAAGGGCATCAACGGCGTCGAGCACGTCTACTCCTTCACCCAGGACGATTCGGTCCTGGTCACGGCACGCTTCTTCGTCGGTACGGAGGAAGACGCCGCCCTGTTGCGCATCCATGAGAAGATTCGCGCCAATATCACCGACTTGCCCAAGGGCATCCCCGAGCCGCTGATCGTCGGCCGCGGCATCAACGACGTGGCAATCGTCACGCTGAGCCTGGAGCCCAAGCCGGACGCCCAGGCGGTGTGGACCGACAACGGCCTGTTCCAGATCGCCGACGAACTGCGGCACGAACTGGTCAAGGTCGACGATATCGGGCTCACCTACATCGTCGGCGGCAGCCCCAACCAGATCCGCGTCGAGCCCGACCCTGAGCGACTGGCGCTCTACGGCGTCACGCTGAATCAGCTCGTCGACAAGCTGACCAACGCCAACCGTTCGTTCTCGGTTGGCGCCTTCCGCCAGCTCGACCGCAACATGCCGGTCGTGGCCGGCCAGACGTTGCAGGGTGTGCCCGACGTCGGCTTGCTGCTGCTCACCTCGCGCGACGGACGGCCGGTCTACGTGAGGGACGTCGCCAAGGTGATCGTGGGCGCCGCCGAACCTGGTCATCGCACCTGGACATTGACGCGCGGCGCAAGCGGCGCGGTCGAGCACCGACCGATGGTCACCGTCGCCTTCGCCAAGCGGCGCGGCGCCAACGCAGTCGTGGTCGCCGATCATCTGCTGGCGCGGCTGCAGGCGGTGCAGGGCAGCTTGGTGCCCAACGACGTCACCGTGACGGTGAGTCGCAACTACGGCGAGACCGCCACGGAGAAGGCCGACGAGCTTCTGTTCCATCTCGGCCTCGCCACTGTCTCGATCGTGCTCCTGATCGCCTTCGCCGTCGGCTGGCGCGAGGGTCTGGTGGTGCTGGTGGTGATCCCGACCACCATCCTGCTCACCCTGTTTGCATCCTGGCTGATGGGCTACACGATCAATCGCGTCAGCCTGTTCGCCCTCATCTTCTCGATCGGCATCCTGGTCGACGACGCCATCGTCGTCGTCGAGAACATCGTACGCCACTGGCGGGCCCGGCGGGGCGGCGACCTGGCCGCAAGCGCCGTCGAGGCGGTCGCGGAGGTCGGCAATCCGACCATCGTCGCCACACTCACCATCATCGTGGCGCTCCTGCCGATGATGTTCGTCAGCGGCCTGATGGGACCCTACATGAGCCCCATTCCCGCGAACGCCTCGATGGCGATGGTGTTTTCCTTCTTCGTCGCCGTCATCATCACGCCGTGGCTGCTGCTGCACATCGCCGGCCGGCATTTCGGGGAGGTGTCGAGCGATCCTTCGACCGGTCACGACGAAGTCGGCGCGATGGGCCGCGTCTACCTCTGGGTCGCGCGCCCGCTCCTGGCCGGACAGCGCAATTCGAAGCTCTTCCTGGCTGGCGTCACCGCGGCGACGGTTGCGGCCTGCGTGCTGTTCGCCACGCGCGACGTCACCGTCAAGCTGCTGCCGTTCGACAACAAATCCGAGCTGCAGGTCGTGGTCGATCTGCCCCAGGGCTCCACTCTGGAAGACACCGAGCGCTTCCTGATGGATGCCGCCCGGCGCCTCGCGGATCTGCCGGAGCTGACATCCATGCAGCTCTATGCCGGCACCGCCGCGCCGTTCAATTTCAACGGTCTGGTGCGCCACTATTATCTCCGCCGCTTTCCCGAGCAGGGCGACATGCAGATCAACCTCAAGCCCAAGGCCGAGCGCGGGCGCGTCAGCCACGCCATCGCCCTCGATGTCCGCCGGCGTTTGGCCGACCTGCCCAAGCCGGCCGGCACGGCCGTCCGGGTCGTCGAAGTGCCACCCGGTCCGCCCGTCCTCTCGACCCTGCTCGCCGAAATCTATGGCGCGGACGAGACCGCCAGGCGCGAGACTGCACGCAAGGTGCGCGACGCGTTCGAGAGGGTGCCGTTCGTGGTCGATGTCGACGACACGTTGCGCGCGCCGGGGGAGCGGCTGCGCTTCTCGATCGACCAGGAAAGCCTGGAATTCTACGGCGTCGAGGAGCAGGCCGTGTACGATACGATCGCGGCCATCATCGGTGGCGTGAAGGTCGGCTACTCGCAGCGCGGCCACGGCACCAAGCCGATCGAAATCGTGGTCAAACTTCCGCGCAGCGCCGAATGGCTCGGCGAACGCATACTCTCAACGCCATTGCCGGCCGGCGGCACACGCCGCGAGGGCGCCAATGTAGAGCTGGGCGACGTCGTCACGGTCAAGCGCGAGCCCGCGTCCTACACCCTGTTCCGTCGCAATGGCCGCTTCGCCGAGATGGTGCAAGCCGAGGTCGCCGGCCGCTTTGAGGCGCCGATCTACGGCATGCTGGCGGTCGAGGACGAAATCACCAAGCTCGACTGGGGCAAGACGGGCCCGCCACCGATCCACTACCATGGCCAGCCGACCGACGAGGCGCGGCCGGCGCTGCTCTGGGACGGTGAGTGGGAGGTGACCTACGTCACGTTCCGCGACATGGGGGCGGCGTTCATGGTCGCCATCCTTGGCATCTACCTCCTGGTGGTGGCGCAGTTCGGCTCCTACCGCCTGCCGCTGGTGATCCTGACTCCCGTGCCGCTGACCCTGATCGGGATCGTGCTCGGCCACTGGATGCTGGGCGCCCCCTTCACCGCCACGTCCATGATCGGCTTCATCGCGCTCGCCGGCATCATCGTACGCAACTCGATCCTCCTGGTGGATTTCATCCAGCACCGGCGCGCGCAGGGCGCGGCGCTGCGCGATGCACTGCTCGACGCCGGCGCCATCCGCTTCAAGCCGATCTTCCTGACCGCGGCGGCGGCGATGATCGGCGCGGCCTTCATCATCGCCGACCCGATCTTCCAGGGCTTGGCCATCTCGCTGGTCTTCGGACTGGCGTCCTCGACGGCGCTGACCCTGCTGGTGATCCCGGCGATCTATGTCTGGTTGCGCGACGACACCGCCTCGACCAACCGCGCATAG
- a CDS encoding efflux RND transporter periplasmic adaptor subunit yields the protein MNRTALTAAALLFVGLALPSEAQQAVALKQVEDRKAVIATVEPVRELRARSRINGTITQLTVREGDRVAAGDRIALVVDPKLALQIQALESRMQAQSSSREQALIDYNRMQQLRASGTVSQAQLDQARTRLDVAERTLQALRSDREVVEQQSTEGAVLAPGAGRVLTVPVSVGSVVMPGETVASLAADNYILRLQLPERHARFMKAGDIILVGARGLQQQEQETLRRGTVRLVYPQIDRGRVIADAEVEGLGDYFVGERTRVYVATGLRDALVVPIGYVYRRFGVSYLKLGDGREVVVQVGQPVNDGIEILAGVQQGDEVVAP from the coding sequence ATGAATCGTACTGCCCTCACCGCCGCTGCCCTGCTGTTCGTCGGGCTCGCCCTGCCCTCCGAAGCGCAGCAGGCGGTCGCCCTCAAGCAGGTCGAGGACCGCAAGGCCGTTATCGCCACGGTCGAGCCGGTTCGCGAACTGCGTGCCCGCTCGCGCATCAATGGCACCATCACCCAGCTGACCGTACGCGAGGGCGACCGCGTCGCCGCCGGCGACCGCATCGCGCTGGTCGTCGATCCCAAGCTCGCGCTGCAAATCCAGGCGCTCGAATCGCGGATGCAGGCGCAGAGTTCGTCCCGCGAGCAGGCGCTGATCGACTACAATCGCATGCAGCAGCTTCGCGCGTCGGGCACGGTATCACAGGCACAGCTCGACCAGGCCCGCACGCGGCTCGATGTCGCCGAGCGCACGCTGCAGGCCCTGCGTTCCGACCGCGAGGTCGTCGAACAGCAGTCCACCGAGGGGGCGGTGTTGGCGCCTGGGGCCGGCCGGGTGCTGACGGTACCGGTGTCGGTCGGCAGCGTCGTCATGCCGGGCGAGACCGTGGCCTCCTTGGCGGCCGACAACTACATCCTTCGGCTGCAGCTTCCCGAGCGCCATGCCCGCTTCATGAAGGCGGGGGATATCATCCTGGTCGGCGCCCGCGGGCTGCAGCAGCAGGAACAGGAGACGCTGCGCCGCGGCACGGTGCGGCTGGTCTATCCGCAGATCGACCGGGGCCGCGTGATCGCCGACGCCGAGGTCGAGGGCCTCGGCGACTACTTCGTCGGCGAGCGCACACGGGTCTATGTCGCAACCGGCCTGCGTGACGCGCTGGTCGTCCCGATCGGCTACGTCTATCGCCGCTTCGGCGTCAGCTATCTCAAGCTCGGGGACGGTCGAGAGGTCGTCGTTCAGGTCGGCCAGCCGGTCAACGACGGCATCGAAATCCTGGCTGGCGTGCAACAGGGCGACGAGGTGGTCGCTCCATGA
- a CDS encoding SDR family oxidoreductase, whose translation MSGALFVFGLGFSGLEVARQATAAGWSVAGSVTTTDKAARLREEGIDAVVLPFTGLGTFTHVLGTAPPRPAGDPVVAHVRSLKPSWLGYLSTTGVYGDRGGAWVDEEDEPAPGQPRSRNRLAAEREWQSLGVRLGVPVHVFRLPAIYGPGRSAFDQVREGRAQRIDKPGQVFSRIHVEDLARTVLASMARPAPIPGAVYNVCDDDPAPQADVIALACQLLGRPAPPLVPYDEAAGRMSDMARSFYAENRRVRNDRIKRELGVALRYPSYRDGLRSIHARMG comes from the coding sequence ATGAGCGGCGCGCTGTTCGTCTTCGGCCTGGGCTTCAGCGGGCTCGAGGTCGCGCGACAGGCGACGGCGGCGGGGTGGAGTGTCGCCGGCAGCGTGACGACGACAGACAAGGCCGCCCGGCTGCGGGAAGAGGGCATCGACGCCGTCGTCCTGCCATTCACCGGTCTTGGCACCTTCACTCACGTTCTTGGCACCGCGCCGCCGCGGCCGGCGGGCGATCCGGTCGTGGCCCATGTTCGGTCCCTGAAGCCGTCGTGGCTCGGCTATCTGTCCACCACGGGGGTTTACGGCGATCGCGGCGGCGCGTGGGTGGACGAAGAGGACGAGCCGGCACCGGGCCAGCCGCGCAGCCGCAACAGGCTCGCCGCGGAGCGCGAATGGCAGTCGCTGGGCGTGCGTCTGGGCGTTCCGGTTCACGTCTTTCGCCTGCCGGCGATCTACGGCCCGGGCCGCAGCGCCTTCGACCAGGTACGCGAGGGCCGCGCGCAGCGGATCGACAAGCCCGGACAGGTCTTCAGTCGCATCCATGTCGAGGATCTCGCGCGGACGGTGCTCGCCTCCATGGCACGGCCGGCGCCGATTCCCGGGGCGGTCTACAACGTTTGCGACGACGATCCGGCGCCCCAGGCCGACGTGATCGCGCTGGCCTGCCAGTTGCTCGGCCGTCCGGCGCCGCCGCTCGTCCCGTACGACGAGGCGGCCGGGCGCATGAGCGACATGGCGCGCTCCTTCTATGCCGAAAATCGTCGCGTGCGAAACGACCGCATCAAGCGCGAGCTCGGTGTCGCGCTGCGATATCCGTCCTACCGCGACGGGCTGCGCTCCATTCACGCGCGAATGGGCTAA